Proteins from a genomic interval of Dunckerocampus dactyliophorus isolate RoL2022-P2 chromosome 5, RoL_Ddac_1.1, whole genome shotgun sequence:
- the epx gene encoding eosinophil peroxidase codes for MDTAHLVTFLLLLCLPERALFDNTSVYVGSVFVEEALHRAIELTDAAYAHTSQRMTKSLSDGALRPTDLLAQFKQTETRTRTHIRAAELLDNTVELIREMVYTHTMTQPSSHDLLSEEEVNNLLQATGCLAQLHTPSCPTGCLSERYRSISGQCNNRQHPRWGSANIPYSRWLPPEYEDMWGAPRGWDPDHTYHNFSLPPVRLVSQEVLFTHNDNISLDSTLSHLLVEWGQWIDHDLVLTPQSASTTSFRTGVDCTRTCSRETPCFPIQIPQSDPRYGTQSCMPFFRSAPSCVDSIVPRQRREQLNAITSFVDASMVYGSSDSQAVALRDHSSPLGSMACNSQHSDGELAYMPFLPRQQAHLDPCGPREQSTPQRNETSCFQAGDSRANEHLGMVVLHTLFLREHNRLVKRLHRLNSHWSPDTLYQEARKIVGAIHQILTWEYYLPRVLGEPAMSRQMPPYKGYDNDVDPSIANVFATAAFRFAHVTVQPVVSRLGPGYTPNSQHPSLPLHHSLFASWRVVQEGGIDPVLRGLLLSPAKLQTPGQMMVEELTERLFQAQGGMPLDLGALNLQRGRDHGLPGYSSWRKFCGLSVPNTTAELAEILGNPTLAHKFQQLYGTPHNIDVWLGAVSEPALPGGRVGPLLSCLLARQFQALRDGDRFWWEKEGVFTSSQRTHLHSVSLSRIICDNSHITHVPKDPFSRTGSPDDMLACSSPLIPHLDLSPWKEPHSDPNCGPIPRIQSGYSLLCDPVIMYECQLGFKLQGSPTISCDVHSLQWSSPPPTCFDINECEQHIPVCPQNMECLNLPGSFSCSELSQPSAVSVVIAAMVVIGGVVGLLVIISCFQGYFPSKEALVCAGHCRGKS; via the exons ATGGACACGGCTCACTTG GTGACCTTCCTCCTGCTCTTGTGCCTTCCTGAGCGTGCGTTATTTGACAACACTTCAG TGTATGTGGGATCTGTGTTTGTGGAGGAGGCTCTTCACAGGGCCATTGAGCTGACGGATGCTGCCTATGCTCACACGAGCCAGAG GATGACAAAGTCTCTGTCTGACGGGGCTCTGAGACCAACGGATCTGTTGGCTCAGTTCAAACAGACAGAGACCAGAACCAGGACTCACATTCGggctgcagagctgctggacaACACGGTGGAGCTGATCAGAGAGATGGTCTACACTCACACTATGACTCAGCCCAGCAGTCACG ATCTGCTGAGTGAAGAAGAAGTCAACAATCTACTGCAGGCTACTGGCTGCTTGGCTCAGTTGCACACGCCCAGCTGTCCTACTGGATGTCTGTCTGAGCGCTACAGGTCCATTAGTGGACAATGCAACAACAG ACAACATCCCAGATGGggctctgcaaacattccatATTCTCGCTGGCTGCCTCCAGAGTACGAAGACATGTGGGGGGCACCCAGAGGCTGGGACCCAGACCACACCTACCACAACTTCAGCCTGCCTCCT GTCCGCCTGGTGTCTCAGGAGGTTCTTTTCACTCACAACGACAACATCTCACTAGACTCCACTCTGTCCCACCTGCTGGTCGAGTGGGGCCAGTGGATAGACCACGACTTGGTGCTGACCCCACAGAGCGCCAGCACAACATCTTTCCGGACCGGAGTAGACTGCACGCGCACCTGCAGCCGAGAAACACCGTGTTTCCCCATTCAG ATTCCACAGTCCGATCCCCGGTATGGCACACAGAGTTGCATGCCTTTCTTCCGCTCTGCTCCAAGCTGCGTGGATAGCATTGTCCCCCGTCAGCGACGTGAGCAGCTTAATGCCATCACCTCCTTTGTGGATGCCAGTATGGTGTATGGCAGCTCTGACAGCCAGGCGGTGGCACTGCGTGACCACTCCTCACCTCTTGGCTCAATGGCCTGCAACTCACAGCATTCAGACGGGGAGCTGGCCTACATGCCTTTCCTGCCGCGCCAGCAGGCTCACTTGGACCCCTGCGGCCCTCGAGAGCAGTCTACGCCTCAACGCAATGAAACGTCTTGCTTCCAAGCTG GTGATTCAAGAGCCAATGAGCACCTGGGCATGGTGGTCTTGCACACACTCTTCCTGCGAGAACACAACAGGCTGGTCAAAAGGCTTCACAGGCTCAACTCCCACTGGAGTCCAGACACCCTCTACCAGGAGGCCCGAAAGATCGTAGGAGCCATCCACCAG ATCCTAACATGGGAGTATTACCTGCCACGGGTCCTCGGAGAGCCGGCCATGTCCAGGCAGATGCCTCCCTACAAGGGTTATGACAATGATGTGGATCCCAGCATAGCCAATGTCTTTGCCACTGCCGCTTTTCGCTTTGCTCACGTTACTGTGCAGCCAGTTGTGTCCAGACTGGGGCCAGGGTACACCCCTAACTCCCAGCATCCCTCACTTCCTCTGCATCATTCCCTGTTTGCCTCGTGGAGGGTCGTCCAGGAGG GTGGGATAGATCCGGTGCTACGTGGCCTCTTGTTGTCTCCTGCAAAGCTACAGACCCCAGGCCAGATGATGGTGGAGGAGCTAACTGAGCGTTTATTTCAGGCTCAAGGAGGGATGCCTCTGGACCTGGGGGCTCTCAACCTTCAGAGGGGCCGGGACCATGGCCTTCCAG GCTACAGTTCATGGCGGAAGTTCTGCGGGCTCTCTGTTCCCAACACAACAGCCGAACTTGCAGAAATTCTCGGTAACCCAACTCTAGCTCACAAGTTCCAGCAACTGTATGGGACACCGCACAACATTGACGTGTGGTTGGGGGCCGTCTCTGAACCAGCTCTACCTGGAGGCCGAGTGGGACCACTGCTGTCTTGTCTGCTGGCCAGACAGTTCCAAGCCCTGAGAGACGGAGACAG GTTTTGGTGGGAGAAGGAGGGAGTATTCACCAGCTCACAGAGGACCCACCTCCACTCTGTCTCCTTATCCCGAATCATTTGTGACAACAGTCACATCACCCACGTGCCCAAAGACCCCTTCTCACGCACAGGGAGCCCTGATGACATGCTGGCCTGCTCCAGCCCCCTCATCCCCCACCTCGACCTCAGCCCATGGAAGGAACCACACTCAG ATCCAAACTGTGGCCCCATACCCAGAATTCAGTCGGGCTACTCTCTACTGTGCGACCCTGTGATCATGTACGAGTGTCAGCTTGGTTTCAAGCTGCAAGGTTCTCCAACCATCAGCTGTGATGTCCACAGTCTGCAGTGGAGCTCACCGCCTCCAACATGCTTTG ATATCAATGAATGTGAACAACACATTCCTGTTTGTCCGCAAAATATGGAGTGTCTGAACCTGCCAGGTTCCTTTTCCTGCTCAG AGCTCTCCCAGCCATCTGCTGTGTCAGTTGTGATTGCAGCCATGGTCGTGATAGGTGGTGTCGTCGGATTACTGGTCATAATTAGTTGTTTTCAAGG GTATTTTCCCAGCAAAGAAGCGCTCGTCTGTGCAGGACATTGCCGAGGGAAAAGttaa